The following coding sequences lie in one Rutidosis leptorrhynchoides isolate AG116_Rl617_1_P2 chromosome 4, CSIRO_AGI_Rlap_v1, whole genome shotgun sequence genomic window:
- the LOC139844154 gene encoding TNF receptor-associated factor homolog 1a-like yields the protein MAGSSSEESGISRSLDGLSNGQQRSGEALAEWRSSEQVENGITSTSPPYWDTDDDDDCGPKPSELYGKYTWKIDKFSQINKRELRSNAFEVGGYKWYILIYPQGCDVCNHLSLFLCVANHDKLYPGWSHFAQFTIAVVNKDPKKSKYSDTLHRFWKKEHDWGWKKFMELAKVLDGFVDADTLIIKAQVQVIRERADRPFRCLDRQYRRELVRVYLSNVEQICRRFVEERRGRLVKLIEDKARWSSFCSFWSGIDQNSRRRMSREKLDSILKIVVKQFFIEKEVTSTLVMDSLYSGLKALEDQAKNKKLKGKSDTEEVPIPVIKMESDTFILVDDVLLLLERAALEPLPPKDEKGPQNRKDGGSGEDFSKDAIERDERRLTELGRRTIEIFVLAHIFSNIEVAYQEAVALKRQEELIREEEEAWMAESEQKAKRASDKDKKSKKKQAKQKRNNRKSKDKGRDEKHNVVIQEEKLQQSSPIEDTDLHKESETIEDLSDDMSDSVDCVTDANLLPDSDDRDSSPVNWDTDTSEPHRPAKACSSGVIITQNGGQKIPPLMDDSSSTCSTDSLPSVVMSGSYRDNLHQNHKNQSSPNRGKVKRGKTAGEVTGLVNNTQKHQATDEVECDVIKKVEVVVSLQKKPSIKDEVEPEKHSKEKISLSIAPSSPNSPSKASPRALHKSDLKKSASSDSGIAKKPTENSQNNDKPVVSSNPTDGSVVSKHHTHNSGTQKPTEKPSIVHQTPNPTQKPVNSRGTSTAEKEKPVIHPVSAKPLTTVPAPPMSRPLSAPLVEVSRPNATTSASVISMVQATPFLSRSASAAGYLGPDPSPMAHSYGPPSYRNAMMGSPVSASSSAFSQAHSHSYSQPMFLPKPPERMDSINSIGPSFSFGRMNHDAIHQNGSHWMETGQRDNNSSSSRSLAQSMLADEFPHLDIINDLLEDEYAMPIGSSVGPGPGPGPSYHNGPSHFSHQHTYPWDIGSPLEQSPSTSSCRFDRTRSFHEEFQRSYNGGFDFSRDLIPPQSNLQPYVNGHIDGLVQNQWQVGGSDPLYGLRNTDGDGYPYNMPLDYSNLTMGVNGYTVYRPSNGQ from the exons ATGGCGGGGAGTTCGAGTGAAGAGTCTGGTATTAGCAGATCACTAGACGGATTATCAAACGGGCAGCAGCGGTCGGGTGAAGCGTTGGCCGAATGGCGGTCTTCTGAGCAGGTGGAGAACGGGATCACTTCAACGTCACCGCCTTACTGGGATactgacgatgatgatgattgtg GACCAAAACCTTCTGAGCTATATGGGAAGTATACATGGAAAATTGACAAGTTCTCACAGATTAATAAGAGAGAACTTCGTAGTAATGCGTTTGAGGTTGGTGGCTACAAATG GTACATCTTGATATACCCACAGGGCTGTGATGTTTGCAATCATCTGTCTTTATTTCTATGTGTTGCAAACCATGACAAGCTTTATCCAG GATGGAGTCATTTTGCGCAATTTACAATAGCTGTGGTGAATAAAGACCCCAAGAAATCTAAATATTCGG ATACGTTACATCGTTTTTGGAAAAAAGAGCATGATTGGGGATGGAAAAAATTCATGGAGTTGGCAAAAGTGTTAGATGGGTTTGTTGATGCTGATACCCTCATAATAAAAGCTCAAGTCCAAGTTATCAG GGAAAGAGCAGATCGTCCATTTCGGTGCCTTGACCGTCAGTATAGGAGAGAACTGGTAAGGGTATATTTGTCAAATGTAGAGCAAATATGTCGCCGTTTTGTGGAAGAAAGAAGAGGAAGACTGGTAAAGTTGATAGAAGATAAAGCCAGATGGTCAAG TTTCTGTAGTTTCTGGTCTGGAATTGATCAAAATTCTAGGCGCCGAATGTCAAGGGAGAAATTAGATTCAATTTTGAAAATCGTTGTAAAGCAATTCTTTATAGAAAAGGAGGTCACATCAACTTTAGTGATGGACTCGTTATACAGCGGATTAAAAGCTCTTGAAGATCAAGCCAAGAACAAGAAACTTAAAGGAAAATCTGATACAGAAGAAGTACCGATACCTGTTATCAAAATGGAGAGTGACACATTTATTCTTGTCGATGATGTATTGCTATTGCTTGAACGGGCTGCATTGGAACCATTGCCCCCGAAAGATGAAAAGGGTCCTCAAAATCGTAAG GATGGTGGCTCGGGGGAGGATTTCAGTAAGGATGCTATTGAGCGTGATGAAAGGCGACTCACTGAATTGGGACGCAGAACCATTGAAATATTCGTTCTAGCCCATATATTCAG TAACATAGAAGTAGCATACCAAGAAGCTGTTGCTTTGAAGAGGCAGGAAGAGCTCATACGGGAAGAGGAGGAAGCCTGGATGGCTGAAAGTGAACAGAAAGCTAAACGTGCATCCGATAAAGACAAGAAATCGAAGAAAAAACAG GCGAAGCAGAAAAGAAATAACCGCAAATCAAAAGATAAAGGACGGGATGAAAAGCATAATGTTGTAATCCAAGAGGAGAAACTTCAACAATCAAGCCCGATTGAGGATACAGATTTGCATAAAGAATCTGAAACAATTGAGGATCTTTCTGATGATATGTCAGATTCGGTTGATTGTGTAACTGATGCAAATCTTCTACCTGATTCAGATGATAGAGATTCGAGTCCAGTCAACTGGGATACTGACACTTCTGAACCTCATCGACCCGCTAAAGCTTGTAGTAGTGGTGTAATTATTACCCAAAATGGAGGGCAAAAGATTCCGCCATTAATGGACGATAGCTCATCGACATGTTCAACGGATTCACTCCCATCAGTAGTAATGAGTGGGTCTTACAGAgataatttacatcagaatcataaAAACCAAAGTTCACCTAACAG AGGGAAAGTGAAGAGAGGTAAAACTGCTGGTGAAGTTACGGGACTGGTCAACAATACACAGAAACACCAGGCAACTGATGAAGTAGAGTGTGATGTCATCAAGAAAGTG GAAGTTGTTGTGTCCCTGCAAAAAAAGCCAAGCATCAAGGATGAAGTGGAACCCGAGAAACATTCAAAAGAAAAGATATCTCTTTCTATCGCACCGTCTTCACCAAACAGCCCTTCAAAAGCCTCACCCCGTGCCCTTCACAAATCAGACCTGAAAAAGTCTGCATCGTCCGACTCGGGTATCGCCAAAAAACCCACTGAAAATTCCCAAAACAACGATAAACCAGTAGTCTCATCCAACCCAACTGACGGTTCAGTCGTATCCAAACATCACACTCATAATTCTGGGACCCAGAAACCAACCGAAAAGCCCTCAATAGTCCACCAAACACCTAACCCAACTCAAAAACCCGTTAACAGTCGAGGGACATCAACAGCTGAAAAAGAAAAACCCGTTATTCACCCAGTATCAGCTAAGCCATTGACTACGGTACCGGCCCCACCTATGTCAAGACCTTTGAGTGCACCTCTGGTTGAAGTGTCTAGACCTAATGCCACCACTTCTGCTTCGGTTATCTCAATGGTCCAAGCCACACCGTTTCTATCCCGTTCCGCAAGTGCAGCCGGGTACCTTGGTCCTGACCCGTCACCCATGGCTCACAGTTATGGTCCACCGTCTTATCGAAATGCTATGATGGGGAGTCCAGTCTCTGCCTCCTCATCTGCTTTTAGTCAAGCCCATTCTCACTCGTATTCACAGCCCATGTTTCTACCTAAACCCCCCGAAAGAATGGATTCCATCAATTCAATCGGGCCTAGCTTTTCGTTTGGGAGGATGAATCACGATGCTATACATCAAAACGGGTCCCACTGGATGGAAACGGGTCAAAGAGATAATAACAGTAGCAGCAGCAGATCTCTTGCTCAAAGTATGTTGGCGGATGAATTTCCTCACCTTGATATCATCAATGATTTACTTGAAGATGAGTATGCAATGCCGATTGGATCATCTGTGGGCCCAGGCCCAGGCCCAGGCCCATCATATCATAACGGGCCTTCCCATTTCAGTCATCAGCACACTTATCCATGGGATATAGGTAGTCCACTGGAGCAGAGCCCTTCAACGAGCTCATGCAGGTTTGACCGAACTAGGAGTTTTCATGAAGAGTTCCAACGCAGTTATAATGGTGGGTTTGACTTTTCTAGAGATTTGATTCCACCACAATCGAACTTGCAGCCTTATGTGAACGGACATATTGATGGATTGGTTCAGAACCAATGGCAGGTTGGTGGGTCTGATCCATTGTATGGGTTGAGAAATACGGATGGTGACGGGTACCCGTATAACATGCCACTTGATTATTCGAATTTGACAATGGGTGTCAACGGTTACACGGTATACCGACCTTCAAACGGGCAGTGA